The DNA region CAATGGCAAATATGGTGTAATATGCCAATGCAGCCGCCATCTTTGGTACTTTTAAATCAATAAATTCATTGATTGTAGTCCAAAGTATTTTCCAAAATAATTTGATGTTTAACTTAGGCATGTGGGTCGGTTATTTTAATTTTTCATTATTCAAATGTCTTGTTGCGTCACGTATATTTTTCTTTTCAAAATTCTTTTGTAGTGCAGCGGTCATATCGATGCCTGTTTGATTAGCCAAGCAAAGTAAAACCCAAAGCACATCGGCCATTTCATCACCTAAGTCTTTGTTTTTATCACTTTCCTTGAAGGATTGTTCGCCATATTTGCGTACCATCAATCGGCTTAATTCACCTACTTCCTCCATTAATATGCCAAGATTGGTCAATTCGTTAAAATAACGAACGCCGACAGTTTTTATCCAATTGTCAATATCAGACTGCGCTTCTTTGATTGTCATTTTATTCTTTGTTTTGAGAGTCGATCCAGATCGTTGTTGGACCGTCGTTAATTAATGCGATTTCCATATCTGCCCCAAATTTTCCAGTGGGAATGGGATGTTGTAATGCTTTTTCAAATGATTGAATCATTTTTTCATACATCGGAATAGCGATTTCTGGTTTGCTAGCTTTCAGATAGGATGGACGATTTCCTTTTTTGGTGCTTGCTTGCAAGGTAAATTGACTTACCAATAATAATTCGCCCTTTACATCCAACAAGCTTTTGTTCATTACGCCATTTTCATCTTCGAAAACACGCAATAATATTGTTTTATTTACCAACCAATCAATATCCTCTTGCGTATCTCGATCTTCTATCCCGACGAAAACTAACAAACCTCTTCCGATTTTTCCAATGATTTCATTTTCAACGGTTACGCTGGCTGATTTTACTTTTTGAATTAATAAACGCATGTAAATTTCTAGCTTGATTTTTGTAAAAATAAAACATTCGAGTAATTTTATTTTCTTCAAAAAAAGTAAAGATGATAGATTTTTCCACAGAGATGGATTTTAAGACGGCTAGGAGTGGAGGCAAGGGAGGGCAAAACGTCAATAAAGTGGAGACTATGGTCGAAGCGCGTTGGAATGTCAATGATTCTCAATTATTTACGGATGCACAGAAATCTTTACTTCGATTTAAATTGGGGAACAAATTGACTTCTGAAGGCGAATTTATTGTAACAGCGCAATCTTCCAGATTTCAACTGGAAAATAAAAGCCTTGCCATTCAAAAATTATTGCAATTGGTTAACGCCGCCCTGATCGAGCCTAAAAAACGGAAAGCGAGCAAACCAACATTTTCATCTAAACAAAAACGCTTGGATTCGAAAAAGAAACACGGTGATCTCAAAGCACAACGCAGAATGAAATATTGAATTTGAATAGAATGTGAAATGTAAGAAGAATAATGAGCTTTTCATATTACTCATTACATTTCACTTCTCACTATTCACAAATCCTTATTTTTGCATCCAAATTTTTCCTTTTGAGTAAAATAAAACAATTAGCAAGTCAGACAGTTTGGTACGGAGCGAGTAATATTGCTGCCAAATTGCTTAATTATCTTTTGACGCCATTTCTGACACGTGTTTTACATACCGAAAAAGGAATGGTGGATTTTGGCGATTTTAGTTTGCTTTATTCTTGTATTGCGATTCTAAATATCATTTTCACCTACGGTTTTGAAACGGCATATTTCAGATTTTCCAATAAACCAGAAGTAAATAAAGAGACGCTTTTACGTACCGCATTTGGCTCTATGGTGATGAGTACGATAGGGCTGAGTTTGATTCTAATCGGACTTCGTTACCCATTGAGCAGATTTGTAGAGCAGGTCGGTCATCCAGAATATATCACTTACAGTATTTTAATAGTCGCTTTTGATACGCTTGCAGTTATTCCCTTTGCAAGATTGCGACAAGAAAATAAACCCAAAAGGTATGCTTTTGTCAATGTCTCTGGTGTATTTATTAATGTCCTTTTGACTGTATTATTTGTGGGTGTTTTGCCAAAATATGCAGAAAGCCATCCTGGAACGTTTCTTGCCAATTGGTATAATGCGCATACAACTGTACAACTTTTACTTTATGCCAATATTGCACAGGCAGTTTTTGCATTTGTACTCTTATATCCACAATGGCGAGGTGTGAAAATAAAAATAAATAAACCGCTTTGGCGTGATTTATTTATTTATAGTAGTCCCATGATAATCACGGGTTTAGGTGGTATGATCAATGAGACGATGGATCGTGTGATGTTGGTAAAATGGATGCCTGGTGGACTCGAACATGCCAAATTGGAACAATCCATTTACTCTGCCAATTACAAACTAAGTATCATTATTAGTTTGTTTATTCAGGCGTTTAGAATGGCCGCCGAACCATTTTTCTTTAGTCAATCGCAAGACAAACAAGCGCCCAAATTGTATGCACGAGTGATGAAATGGTTTGTTATTGTGGTCTGTTGCGCATTTTTGGTGACAATGTTGTATTTGGATATTTGGAAATTGATAGTCGGACCTTCTTATCGGTCGGGCTTGGGCGTAGTTCCAATATTGCTGTTGGCGAATATCTTTTTGGGCGTGTATTACAACCAATCCGTTTGGTATAAATTGACCAATAAGATGCGCTCTGGGATGTATATTACCTTGATCGGCGCAATGATTACCTTGGTAATCAATTATATGTTTATTCCTCGATTTGGAATGTATGCAAGTGCTTGGGCGACGTTTTTTTGTTATGGAAGTATGATGGTGATTTCCTATTTCTGGGGACATAAATATTTCCCTATTCCATATAATGTGAAAAAATTGAGTGCGTATGTAATTGTCATGTTGATTCTGTTTTTTATTCAAAATGGAATAATGCATCTCATAAATAGTAGCATTGTTCATTTGATTACAGGTACGATTTTAATGGTGGTTTTTCTTGGTTTGATCGTATTTGCGGAGCGCAAAGAAATCAGTAGTTTTCCCGTTATTGGAAAATATATTCAAAAGTATTTAGTAAAAATATAATTTAAAATAAATGATTCCCGAGTATTTAAAATCCTTATTTAGCCATCAATCTTACGATGAAAATAATTTCTTTCTGATTGCTGGTCCTTGTGTTGTAGAAAGTGAAGAATTGGTATTTGAAGTGGCGGATAAAGTTTCAACCATTTGTAAAAATTTGGGTATTCCTTATGTTTTCAAAGCAAGTTATAGAAAAGCAAATCGTACGAGTTTGAGTTCCTTTACGGGTATTGGAGATGAAAAAGCATTGGAATATGTGAAAAGCGTGGGCGAAAAATATCATTTACCCACCACTTCTGATATCCACGCACATGAAGAAGCGGCGATGGCTGCAAAATATATTGACATTTTACAAATTCCCGCTTTCCTTTGTCGTCAGACAGATTTATTGGTGGCTGCAGCAGAAACAGATAAAATTGTCAATGTAAAAAAAGGACAATTTGTAAGTGGTGCTGCGATGAAATTTGCCGTAGATAAAGTGCAAAAAGCAGGTAATCCACAAGTGATGTTGACAGAAAGAGGAACGACATTTGGCTACCAAGATTTGGTGGTTGACTATCGCAATATTCCGATTATGCAAGAGATCGGAGTGCCTGTAATCATGGATTGTACGCATAGTTTGCAACAACCTAACCAGACGAGTGGTGTAACTGGAGGTAATCCTCAATTAATCGAAACAATCTCAAAAGCTGCTATTGCAACGGGTGCAGATGGATTATTTATAGAAACACATCCCAATCCTGCAGTCGCATTGAGTGATGGTGCCAATATGTTGAAATTAGATTTATTGGAAGGCTTATTAGAAAAATTAGTAAAAGTAAGGAAAGTTATTTTGTAAAAAATGGCATTTTTTTGGATAAGTATTTAATATTAAGATAAGCAAATGAAAAACATCTTGTTGCAGATTGATGAGACGCAAATCGTCCACAATACCTCTAAATGGTTTGATTTTTTTGAAGCCAAAGCATTGGAATACGGTCCGAAAATATTGATAGCAATTATCATTTATCTGGTAGGTACTTGGCTGATAAAATGGTCAGTAAAATTGATTACTAGATTTTTCAGTTATCGCAAATTCGACGATACATTAAAATCCTTTTTACTTTCTATGGTAAAAGTGGGTTTGACTGTGTTATTGTTTCTAACAATTGCTGGGCAGATAGGCATCCCGATAACAGGATTCGCTGCTATTTTAGGTGGTTTGGCTATTGGAGTAGGTGCAGCTTTAAATGGTTCTTTGGGGAATCTGGCAGGAGGTGTGATGTTGATGATATTTAAGCCATTCAAGGTAGGTGATATTATTACAGCACAAGGAATGACTGGAACAGTTACAGAAATAGGAATTGTGAATACCGTATTAAGAACTCCAGAAAATAAAACCGTATTTCTTCCCAATGGTGCTTTGTCTACGGGTGTAATTACCAATTTTAATGAATATGGCAATCTAAAAGTCTCTATCGAATTGGCTATTGATGCATCAGAAAATATTGAAAAAGCAAGACGTATAGGCGTGGAAGTAATGCAAAGTTTCCCTGAAGTAATGCAAGATCCCAAACCTTCCGTAGTAGTTTCTAAAATTGAAGGCGGAGCGATTTATTTAGGCTTCGCACCTTATGCAACCCAAGGAGATTATTGGAAAGTATATTGGGGCGTATTGGAAAAGTTGAAAGTGGAGTTTGATAAAAACGGAATTAATTTACCGATATCATCCATGGTAGTTAAAAATGCATAAAAAAAATCCTGCAATATTTGCAGGATTTTTTTTTGAATTTAACTTTTTTAAATCGCTAATTTATTTAGAAATAAAGAAGCAAATCCTAATTTGGAAAATGAATGGTCATCGGTAGAAATACTCGTTTGTCTGTCATCTGTATTATCCTCTTCGTCGTTATTGGTATTTTTTGACTTTGGATGATATTCGTACACTTTTCCTTTTTGACTGTGAGAAGATGTGTCTTTGCCGGATGTATTAGCATCTTGAGGATTGTCTTCATAATTCAAAGATTGCAATCCATTTTCAGTCATTATATATAAGGTTCCGGATTTTAAATCTTGCCCTCTTTCAGAATGAACACCATAAACACCATCTTCTCCGAATGAAAAATTCATATAATTTTGGAAGGAGAGATTGTTTTTAATAAATATTCTTTTTCCAACTGGAATACTAACTTTAACTATAACTTTTTGATTTCTAAATTTATCTGTTCTACTTACCGCAAAGCTATTAGGAATATTCAATGTAGAATCTCTCGTTACTAATGCATAATTGATTTTATAGGCATGTTTTTTCGCATCGTCTTCATCTTTGCCATTGGCATATTTGTAATAAGTTACGTGATACAAACTGTCAAATGAAGGTTCGTAACTCACGTAGATATTTTGAATGTTGATAGAATCTTTGCCAAAATATTCTAAATAATCACGCATAGATGTAAAATCTAGATTGTAATAATCTTCATTGTTATTTTTTATTCTATCAATGTATAAGGTCGCGATTTTTTTATCGTAAGTATAATTATTTTCTGGAGTCTTGAAAGAATTACTAAAATCTCTGCCTACAAAGGAAATTAAGGCAAATAAGCAAATCCATCCCAATCCCCAGAAACAAATAAATGTAGTGCGATAAGCTGCGCTGTTTTCTTTTCTTTTGGTAATTAATCTAACGATCCAAGTAATAATTGCAATGAATGGTACCCAAATGAAGAAAATAAATGTACCCCAAGAGAAAATAGACTCCCAGCCGCTATTGAGGAAATACGTTTTCGCAGGTAAAAAGGCCAAGAGTCCTATTCCCAATCCGAACAATGCTGCAATTACGGCGAACAAGACAATACCAATCACACAATAGGCAAATATTTTAAAAAGCAAAGCTATCGTATCACCTACGCCGCCTTTCTTTGTCGTATTATTGTTATTTGCATTTTCAGTTGAGGTGGTCTCTTCTGTGGAAGTAAATCCTTGTGACGTTGATTTTTTTTCTTTTTTACTAAAAGCGCTATTGAAACTTTTATTAATACTTTTTCCCCATTTACTACTTTCCAAGTCTTTTTGAATGGTATCTTTTATTGAGTTCAAATCCACTGGCTCGCCACGCATCATCAATTTTTCACTTGTTGTTGTAGCCTCTGGGATGACGATCCACAGAATTATATAGATCATCACCATACTAGGCACAAAACTCAAAGAGAGAAAATGTGGAAATCCAAACCATTCAAAATTCCAATTATGATTGTTCAATACCAAGGAAATCAATGGAACTAGGAATAAAATACGAACTATCTTCGTCTTAATGCCAAAATATGCAGCCAAACCAGACGCAACACCTGCAATTTTTTTGTCTTCCGAATTACGAAAAAGTCTTTTGCGTGTAGAACCTATATGCTCCGTTGCAGTACTTGGGATGACAATCCACATAATGATATAAGGCACAAAACATACACTGGAAAATACGATAGCCAATATTCTGATAACAACAGGATCAATATTGAAATAATTTGCAACTCCAGCACAGACGCCACCTAGTTTTTTGTTGTTTTCATCTCTGAAAAATCTTTTTGGCCCTTCTTCAGAAGTACTTTTTTGTTGTTGCGATTCTTCATTGGAAGTTTCTGCTTGTTCCGTTTGGGTAGTTTTTTCTTCCGCATTACTTGTTGGTACATCTTCTACGTCCAAATCAAAATCCTCTGGTCTTCCCATGCTGTCAATGATGGCGTTCACATCATCATCAGTGATGCAAGCAGCACCTTTTTTCATACGCTCGCCAAATAATTCGGCAATACGATTTTCGATATCTCCAATAATTTCATCTTTACCTTCTTCTTTGGCAAAATGAATTTTTAGACTATCGATATATTGTGTCAATATTGCAAATGCAGATTCTTCCATTGGGATGAGGCTGCCTTGAAAATTTATGTTGATAACCTTTTTCATGAGTTAATATATTATTGTTAGTAATGTCAATTATTATTTGGTGGTCAATGTTTGTACTGCGTCTGCCAATTCTTTCCAGGTAAGTTCCAACTCCTTGTAAAATTCTAACCCTTCATCTGTCAGACTAAAATATTTACGAGGCGGTCCCGAGACACTTTCCACCCAACGGTAAGTGAGTAATTTGGCATTTTTTAACCTGGTCAACAAAGGATATAATGTACCTTCTAAAATGTGGAGGTTTGCATCTTTCATTTTCGTTGCGATATCACTTGGATATACCTCACCTTGTTTGATTATAGAAAGGATACAAAACTCTAAAACCCCTTTGCGCATTTGGCTTTGTGTATTTTGAATATCCATAATTTTTGATTTTGTGATACAAAGATATGTGTAAATGTTGATACTATGCAATACATAGTACTATTTTTTTTAAGATTTGTGTGAATGGTAAAAAATGAGGGAGAATGGAAAAAATGTAAGAGGAATTATACTATTTCCTAATATTTTCTAACCAAGAAAATACATTATTACGACAATTATTTATCTTAGACTGTAAAAATATTTTGCATGCGCCTTAGATACCTATTAACTGCAACCTTATTATTAATAATAAGCACATCCTTTGGACAAATTGAATTTAAAAAGATTTCTTACACACAGGCTTTGCATTTAGCAAAAGTCGAAAAGAAATTGATTTTACTACAAATAGAGAGTGATAATTGTCTACAATGTAATGAAGTAGCTGCACAAGGACTCCAGTCAAAAACTATACAATTATTAACGGATGAAAAGTTTATTTGCCTAAAGACGAATAAAATTCCTGACGAATTATATAATGGAAATAGTCCATTTTCTTTTTCGGATAGTTTTTTTGGTACACTGTTTTTAAATGAAGAAGGTTCAATTTTAAATATAATGAAATTAACCACGTCTCAATCTAGTACTTACGAAGATGCAATTGCAAATACAATAAATGTGAACAAACATCAAGGGGTTTCAATTAAATATTTAGATAGTATTTATCGTCAAAATAATAATTTTGTAAATTTATTGAATTTGGTACGCATTATTAATAACTTTGCCTTAGAAGTAAAGCAACCATTAATTGATTCACTCGTGGAATTAGCACCTCAAGATTCGGCTAAATCTATAAGTTTTTTGTCTCTTATCGCAGAATGCGCTCCTGATGTATATTCTCAAAGTTATATTTACATTAGAAATGATTATCCAGTTTTTAATGAAATGTGGTACAATATTCCGCTAAAAACTAGAATACAAATAAATGACCGCGCTATAGCTAAATCATTATCCAAAGCTATCAAGGAAAAGAATATTGACTATGCAAAAAAAGTTGCTTTTTTTTCAAAATCAATTAATACAAATACAAATGAAGGAGAGAAGAATGCAAACAAAAATTTATTAGATTATTTTTATAGTGTAAAAGATACTATACAGTATAAAAATGCGGCCATTGCTTTTTACAATAAGTATTTCATGTCAATCAATGTAGATTCAATTAAAAGATTGGATAATAAGAAAAAAGAGAATTTAGATATGATAGCGAAGAGAAATACAACAAAAGGTGCTCCAATGGAATTAAGAAGTTATACTTTTCTGCCAGAGGCCGAATATTATGGTAAGCAATTAAATCGTGGAGCTTGGAATCTTTATATGTTCTCCTCGAATAAGAGTGAACTACAATTGGCGTTAAAATGGGCACAAAATGCAGTAGCTTTTTACCAAGATCCAGACATTTTTGACACATATGCACGTTTGCTTTATAAAATTGGAAAAAAAGAAACAGCAATGAAATGGGAAGCAAAAGCAGTCGAATCCGCAGGATTGGCGAATAGAAATAAAACTAAAAGTGAATATTCTGATGTTTTAAAAAGGATGGCTTTAAATGAAGAAAATATCAATACTTATTAACCTACATTTAATAAACGCATAAAATTATCCCGATAAGTTTCTCCTATTGGGATAATTGTTTGATCCCGTAGGAAAATACGATTACGCTCTATACTTCCAATGGCGTTGATAGATACTATAAATGACTTATGTACTCTAATAAAGATTTGCTGCGGAAGTGTTGCTTCTACTGCCTTTAAACTATCTAAAACCAACAACTTTTCTTTCGTAGTGTGAAATGCAATATAATCTCTCAACGACTCTATATATATGATATCAGAAAAATCTAGTTTGACTGTTTTTTTATCTGTCTTTACGAAGATAAATTCATTTAAATGGATGTTTGTTCGTGGTAGTTCTGACGAAGCTGTTTTAGTTTCAAGGTTATCCGTTAATATATCTTTTGCTTTGGTTGCGGCAATAAAAAATCGTTCAAATGAAATAGGTTTGAGCAAATAATCGATCACATTATAGTCATAACTTTCTAGTGCATAATCACTATAAGCCGTTGTCAATATGACACGACATTTATTTTGAATAATTTTCATGAGTTGAATGCCGGTCAGCTCTGGCATCTGAATATCCAAGAAAGCCAATTCGATGTCTCCATTTTGAATTTTGTGTATGGCATCAATCGGATTACTACTACTTTCCACCAATTCCAAAAAAGGAATTTTTCGCACATAGTCTTCCAATAAGGCACAAGCCCAAGGTTCGTCATCTATCACAATACATCTAATCATCATTGACAGTCTATAGTAAGATTACAAATATAGTTTTCTTTGTCGTCTATAATTTCCAATTGATGTTTATTGGGATAAATAAGATCCAATCTACGTTGTAGATTTTGCATGCCGATACCTTTCCCGTCCGGTTTTTGATGCATGTTTTTAAGATTTTCTGTGTGTAGTTGGATTCTATTTTCAAATATTTTGATATGTATTTGTAAGGGAGATTGAGGATTGTTGACAATGCCATGTTTGAATCCATTTTCTACAAAATGTATCAACAAAAGGGGCGCAATTTTAATATGTTCTGCGTTTCCTTCCACTTGGTAATCAATTTCTGCTTTTGGCTTAATACGCAAAGATTCTAGATCTATAAAACTCTCGATATAGTTGATTTCTTGTTGTAGAGGAACTAATTCTTCTCCATTTGAATCTCTCGCAACATAACGCATTAATTCGCTTAGTTTGAGTATCGCAGGTAACGCTTTTTCAGAATTATGATATACTAGCGCATAGATATTATTAAGCGTATTGAAAAGAAAATGTGGATTGATTTGTGTTTTTAAAAATTGTAGTTCGGCTTGTTCTTTTTCAAGTAAAAGATCTTTTTTGTCTTTTTCAAGATTAAAATTATTGACAATACTCCAGATAATATAACTAGGAAGTAAAGAAAATGATCCATAATAGATATTATCCCAAACGTAAAATTTAATACTGTAGTTACCGAAATAATTACTAAATCCAAATAAATGAAGATATAGTTTTTCCTCAACTAGAAAACGTAAAATTGTAAATAATTCTATTAAAACCAGTACACTAAATATATAAATACCATATCTTTTTGTTTGAAAAAAATAGGGTAGTAAAATTAAGTAGTGAATATAAAATACAACAGCTTTCAAGAATATTCCCGATATACCTAATAGTATGGAGTTGCGACTTATTACATGAAAATCTCCATAGTACATCATAGGAATGAACCAAGATAGCAACCAAAATATGACATGTAGCAATATGACATTCTGTTTTTTCATAACATTTATTGTAAGATCAAAACTAAAACGTTCTATTTTAATTAGGCTGTTTTTTCGATCAACAAGAATGAATATTCCTTTAACCAGTCATTTTTATCTATGAATGGTTCTTCGTTAAAAAATAGAAATTTAAGCTCCATTTATCCATGTTGGCAGATTATAAATATTTAGGTAAAAGTTTTCACAGAATCTTGCAGTATAAATTATTTACATGACTCGTTTACTGCTATTGATCTCTTTGATATTTGTCTCTTTGTTTCCTTCTTATTTATATGCCCAAAAAATTGAATTGGCGGAAATTAAAGGGACCATCATCAATAAGGAAAATCAACCTATTTCTAATGTTTCTCTTGTTTTACAAACTATCAATAAAAAAGTAGTTCGTTTTGCATTGAGTGATTCCACTGGTCATTTTAGTTTGGATTCCTTGCCTTATCAAAAATATTTGATCGAAATAAGCATGGTAGGTTATCAAACGTATCATTCGGATACGATTTTATTTGAATCGAAAACCAATTTAAATATTCAATTAGAAGATTCAGTTAGTAATTTGGGCGAAGTAAAAGTGGCAACTAAAAAGAAACTATTTGAAATGTTGCCAGATAAAATGGTAATGAATGTTGAAAATAATATTTTAGCAGCAGGTAATTCCGTGTATGATATTATCCGAAAAGCACCGATGGTGAGTTTGGATAAAGAACAAAATCTCTTGCTAAAAGCACAAACGCCCTTGATTTATGTTGATGATCGACCGACTTATATGAGTGGAACTCAATTGACTGAATATCTAAAATCCTTACCATCCGAATCAATTGCAACTATAGAATTTATCACTAATCCTTCTAGTAAGTACGATGCCGCCGGTTCTGCTGGTATTATTAATATTCGACTAAAGAAAAATAAATTATATGGTTTCAATGGTATCGTAAATGCTAGAATTGGAACGGGTAGATATATCAAGTCTGGTGGTGGTCTTAATTTGAATTATAGGAATGGCTGGTTAAATACTTATATGACGTGGAATACAAGTTACAGTCAATCCTACAATGCATTAACCTACAATAGTAAAATTATGAATAATGAAATAGCTTCTTATCAAGATCGAGAAAACTATTGGCATCCTACCTCAACTTATAATAATTTCAAAGGTGGTGCCGATTTTAATTTGAATAAAAAAGACGTTCTTAGCCTTGTTGTGATGGGGTATATAGAGAATACAAAGCAAATTACAACCAATACGTCCATTTTGTGTGACGCAAAAAAAGATCCGTATCAATATATCGAAACTAAATTGACAGGAAAAAATAAAGTCCATAATATTACCTATAACGTCAACTATAAAACAAACTTGGATTCATTAGGTAGTTCTATTGTTATCGATGCAGATTATGCCAAATACTTACAAAAAGATAGCGATAACAATATCAATAATTTCACGGATCCTAATGGTGTAATTATTCGTGATCCTTATATATTTAAAAACAATCGTCCTGCCAATATCGATATCAAATCTGGAAAAATAGACTACACAAAATATTGGGCTTCCAAATACAAACTAGAATCAGGATTGAAGTATAGTTCTGTCAATACGGACAACAATCTTGTTGTGGATTCTATCCGAAACAATGCATGGGAAATGGATTATGGCCGTTCTAATCATTTTGTTTACAAAGAAGATATTGCCGCATTTTATTCGACCGTATCGCAGTCGTATGGTGATTTGTCGCTGCAATTAGGTTTAAGAGGAGAGTGGACGAGAAGTAATGCGAACTCGATTACGATTGACAAAGTGGTAAAACGCAATTATTTTAACCTTTTTCCTACTTTATTTACAACCTATAAAATCAATGACAAAAATGATCTCAATTTTAGTTATAGTCGACGAATTAATCGCCCAAGTTACGAAAGTTTGAATCCTTTTGTTCGTTATATTGATCCGTACACATCCTTTGTTGGGAATCCATTTTTGAAACCATCTTTCAGTAATTCATTCGAATTGAGGCACGGATTCAAACAGTTTTTATATACAACTTTAAGTTATAGTCACTCCGCCAATATCATTACCAATACGATTTTACAGGACTCAACTACCGGAAAGGTGGTTAACTCTAGTGACAATGCGAGTTCTCGTGATTATCTGTATTTGAATATTTATGCAAGTATTCCTATTGCCAAATGGTGGAATTCTGAAACTAGTTTAAATATCAACTATAATCGATCAAAATCCTCGATTCCAGATTATAGTTATAATACGCATGGATTTGGAACAGATATTAATACTGATCATACTTTTTCTTTACCAAAAAACATAAAAATACAAACCTCTTTCCGATATTCATTTCCTAGTGTAGACGGATTGGCAAGGATGAAAACGAGTTATGGTTGGGACTTAGGAGTACAAAAACAAATTCTAGACAAAAAGGGGACGATCAAAATTGCCGCTACCAATATATTTGCACAAGCGGCGTATCGAGCACATTATATTGGTAGCGGACTGGATATTAATTGGATCAATCGTTGGGAAGCAAGAAGGATTAATGTCAGTTTTGTATACAAATTTGGTAACCAAAAAGTCAAAGCTGCTAATAGTCGTCGCACCTCATCATCAGAAGAACAAAATCGTGTAAATATGTAATTGCTTGCATTTGGAAACGAAGAAGAACCAGAAAAATATCTCACCTAAATCCTCTCCTCAAGGAGAGGACTTTTGGGGCTTCCAATGTAAATGTCTTTGCTCTGTT from Rhizosphaericola mali includes:
- the kdsA gene encoding 3-deoxy-8-phosphooctulonate synthase, which encodes MIPEYLKSLFSHQSYDENNFFLIAGPCVVESEELVFEVADKVSTICKNLGIPYVFKASYRKANRTSLSSFTGIGDEKALEYVKSVGEKYHLPTTSDIHAHEEAAMAAKYIDILQIPAFLCRQTDLLVAAAETDKIVNVKKGQFVSGAAMKFAVDKVQKAGNPQVMLTERGTTFGYQDLVVDYRNIPIMQEIGVPVIMDCTHSLQQPNQTSGVTGGNPQLIETISKAAIATGADGLFIETHPNPAVALSDGANMLKLDLLEGLLEKLVKVRKVIL
- the arfB gene encoding alternative ribosome rescue aminoacyl-tRNA hydrolase ArfB, which encodes MIDFSTEMDFKTARSGGKGGQNVNKVETMVEARWNVNDSQLFTDAQKSLLRFKLGNKLTSEGEFIVTAQSSRFQLENKSLAIQKLLQLVNAALIEPKKRKASKPTFSSKQKRLDSKKKHGDLKAQRRMKY
- a CDS encoding PspC domain-containing protein, which codes for MKKVININFQGSLIPMEESAFAILTQYIDSLKIHFAKEEGKDEIIGDIENRIAELFGERMKKGAACITDDDVNAIIDSMGRPEDFDLDVEDVPTSNAEEKTTQTEQAETSNEESQQQKSTSEEGPKRFFRDENNKKLGGVCAGVANYFNIDPVVIRILAIVFSSVCFVPYIIMWIVIPSTATEHIGSTRKRLFRNSEDKKIAGVASGLAAYFGIKTKIVRILFLVPLISLVLNNHNWNFEWFGFPHFLSLSFVPSMVMIYIILWIVIPEATTTSEKLMMRGEPVDLNSIKDTIQKDLESSKWGKSINKSFNSAFSKKEKKSTSQGFTSTEETTSTENANNNNTTKKGGVGDTIALLFKIFAYCVIGIVLFAVIAALFGLGIGLLAFLPAKTYFLNSGWESIFSWGTFIFFIWVPFIAIITWIVRLITKRKENSAAYRTTFICFWGLGWICLFALISFVGRDFSNSFKTPENNYTYDKKIATLYIDRIKNNNEDYYNLDFTSMRDYLEYFGKDSINIQNIYVSYEPSFDSLYHVTYYKYANGKDEDDAKKHAYKINYALVTRDSTLNIPNSFAVSRTDKFRNQKVIVKVSIPVGKRIFIKNNLSFQNYMNFSFGEDGVYGVHSERGQDLKSGTLYIMTENGLQSLNYEDNPQDANTSGKDTSSHSQKGKVYEYHPKSKNTNNDEEDNTDDRQTSISTDDHSFSKLGFASLFLNKLAI
- the dtd gene encoding D-aminoacyl-tRNA deacylase is translated as MRLLIQKVKSASVTVENEIIGKIGRGLLVFVGIEDRDTQEDIDWLVNKTILLRVFEDENGVMNKSLLDVKGELLLVSQFTLQASTKKGNRPSYLKASKPEIAIPMYEKMIQSFEKALQHPIPTGKFGADMEIALINDGPTTIWIDSQNKE
- a CDS encoding nucleotide pyrophosphohydrolase → MTIKEAQSDIDNWIKTVGVRYFNELTNLGILMEEVGELSRLMVRKYGEQSFKESDKNKDLGDEMADVLWVLLCLANQTGIDMTAALQKNFEKKNIRDATRHLNNEKLK
- a CDS encoding mechanosensitive ion channel family protein: MKNILLQIDETQIVHNTSKWFDFFEAKALEYGPKILIAIIIYLVGTWLIKWSVKLITRFFSYRKFDDTLKSFLLSMVKVGLTVLLFLTIAGQIGIPITGFAAILGGLAIGVGAALNGSLGNLAGGVMLMIFKPFKVGDIITAQGMTGTVTEIGIVNTVLRTPENKTVFLPNGALSTGVITNFNEYGNLKVSIELAIDASENIEKARRIGVEVMQSFPEVMQDPKPSVVVSKIEGGAIYLGFAPYATQGDYWKVYWGVLEKLKVEFDKNGINLPISSMVVKNA
- a CDS encoding PadR family transcriptional regulator, with protein sequence MDIQNTQSQMRKGVLEFCILSIIKQGEVYPSDIATKMKDANLHILEGTLYPLLTRLKNAKLLTYRWVESVSGPPRKYFSLTDEGLEFYKELELTWKELADAVQTLTTK
- a CDS encoding lipopolysaccharide biosynthesis protein; this encodes MSKIKQLASQTVWYGASNIAAKLLNYLLTPFLTRVLHTEKGMVDFGDFSLLYSCIAILNIIFTYGFETAYFRFSNKPEVNKETLLRTAFGSMVMSTIGLSLILIGLRYPLSRFVEQVGHPEYITYSILIVAFDTLAVIPFARLRQENKPKRYAFVNVSGVFINVLLTVLFVGVLPKYAESHPGTFLANWYNAHTTVQLLLYANIAQAVFAFVLLYPQWRGVKIKINKPLWRDLFIYSSPMIITGLGGMINETMDRVMLVKWMPGGLEHAKLEQSIYSANYKLSIIISLFIQAFRMAAEPFFFSQSQDKQAPKLYARVMKWFVIVVCCAFLVTMLYLDIWKLIVGPSYRSGLGVVPILLLANIFLGVYYNQSVWYKLTNKMRSGMYITLIGAMITLVINYMFIPRFGMYASAWATFFCYGSMMVISYFWGHKYFPIPYNVKKLSAYVIVMLILFFIQNGIMHLINSSIVHLITGTILMVVFLGLIVFAERKEISSFPVIGKYIQKYLVKI